One segment of Thermoanaerobacter kivui DNA contains the following:
- a CDS encoding tetratricopeptide repeat protein: MDMVELGRRIREERKRQFLKQGDLSGDEFSKGYISLIEKGKISPSLKALNFIAQKLNKPVVYFLDEDYVEKEELKKELSKYKNILEKFLNAQRAFDSKNYEETIKLYLDILKNAIDEYSSNLINFYLAKSYFVIKDYPKVLEILDKISSYFEKNSFNEIMVEIYYMKGLSLGNLQKFQSSLENYLKALDGFEKYSLKNTELKSRILFSIANLYSKIGEFIKARDYYIKCLEYSTQIKAVDFIALSNNGLGLVNYELKQYNDALKHIRRAILISKTLNLKEDIANEYNYLGFVYTDLKKYDIAEKYFFKSYSLYKDLGMKVGMAYNLTEIGKIYYFREDYEKALEYLNESLEIVKEINEEEEMGRIYTILGNLHLKQGQFELSEKELLKSVEILKYLGLKKDLSEAYKGLGNLYIALNNTEEAKKYFNQSIELLYENLA, from the coding sequence ATGGATATGGTTGAATTAGGTAGAAGGATTAGAGAAGAAAGAAAAAGGCAATTCTTAAAACAAGGCGATTTATCAGGAGATGAATTTTCCAAAGGCTATATAAGCCTTATAGAAAAAGGTAAAATAAGTCCATCTTTAAAAGCTTTAAACTTCATTGCACAAAAATTAAATAAGCCGGTAGTGTACTTTTTAGATGAAGACTATGTAGAAAAAGAAGAATTAAAAAAAGAACTTTCCAAATACAAAAATATACTCGAAAAATTTTTAAATGCACAAAGGGCATTTGACAGCAAAAATTATGAAGAAACTATCAAATTATACCTCGATATTTTAAAAAATGCAATAGATGAATATTCATCAAATTTGATAAATTTTTATCTGGCTAAATCCTATTTTGTTATTAAAGATTACCCAAAAGTTCTTGAAATTTTAGACAAAATATCCTCTTATTTTGAGAAAAATTCCTTCAACGAAATTATGGTAGAAATTTACTACATGAAAGGCCTGTCTTTGGGTAACTTGCAAAAATTTCAATCTTCTTTAGAAAATTATTTAAAAGCTTTAGATGGCTTTGAAAAATATTCTTTAAAAAATACTGAATTGAAGTCTCGCATACTTTTTAGCATAGCAAATTTATACAGCAAAATAGGAGAATTTATCAAGGCAAGAGATTATTATATAAAATGTCTCGAGTACTCTACACAAATTAAAGCGGTAGATTTTATTGCTCTTTCTAATAATGGCCTTGGACTTGTAAACTATGAGCTTAAACAATATAATGATGCTTTAAAACACATAAGGCGTGCTATTTTGATAAGCAAAACATTAAACTTAAAAGAAGATATTGCTAATGAATACAATTATTTGGGTTTTGTATACACAGATTTAAAAAAATACGATATCGCAGAAAAATATTTCTTTAAAAGCTATTCCTTATACAAAGATTTGGGCATGAAAGTGGGAATGGCATATAATCTAACAGAAATAGGAAAAATTTATTATTTTAGGGAAGACTACGAAAAAGCCCTTGAATATTTAAACGAATCATTAGAAATTGTAAAAGAGATAAACGAAGAAGAAGAGATGGGAAGGATTTATACAATTCTGGGCAATTTACATTTAAAACAAGGTCAATTCGAATTAAGCGAAAAAGAACTTTTAAAATCTGTGGAAATACTCAAATACCTTGGCCTTAAGAAAGACTTGTCCGAAGCATATAAAGGATTGGGAAATTTGTATATTGCCCTCAATAATACTGAAGAAGCCAAAAAATATTTTAATCAATCGATAGAACTATTATATGAGAATTTAGCATGA
- a CDS encoding SpoIID/LytB domain-containing protein → MYRNKLKLIAVLVALLFAMTACKPPTKKPEPIRKPRMELPKIPAKINVGENKEPVLKVYVVQTGKIENMPLEKYVEGTVAGEIKNYWPIEALKAQAILARTYVLNFVSTKKSKYPGADISTDFEEAQAWNPSNINSKIKEAVKDTRGVVAVYNGKFINAWFHSHAAGQTALAKEGLNFKETEPPYIVSVKSNESPSAPANVKHWTAIFTKSEVINAFKKMGLGINDFKTVKIGTKGASGRTVNFLFDKTPVNAPDFRMAIGSERLKSTMIDEVSYDGSKLVIKGRGFGHGVGMSQWGAYQMAKEGKKAKDILNYYFKGINIVKIWD, encoded by the coding sequence TTGTATAGGAACAAACTGAAATTAATTGCGGTGTTAGTAGCTTTGTTATTTGCTATGACTGCTTGCAAGCCGCCTACAAAGAAACCAGAACCTATTAGGAAGCCACGAATGGAACTACCTAAAATACCCGCAAAAATAAATGTGGGTGAAAACAAAGAACCTGTTCTTAAAGTTTATGTTGTGCAAACAGGCAAAATTGAAAATATGCCTTTGGAGAAATATGTTGAAGGTACAGTGGCGGGAGAGATAAAAAATTATTGGCCAATTGAGGCTTTAAAAGCCCAGGCAATTTTAGCTAGGACATATGTTTTAAATTTTGTAAGTACTAAAAAGTCAAAATATCCTGGAGCCGACATATCAACAGATTTTGAGGAGGCTCAGGCCTGGAACCCTTCAAATATAAATTCTAAAATAAAAGAAGCCGTAAAAGATACCCGAGGAGTAGTTGCTGTCTATAACGGAAAATTTATAAATGCTTGGTTTCACTCTCATGCAGCAGGACAAACTGCTTTGGCTAAAGAAGGCCTTAATTTCAAAGAGACCGAACCTCCTTATATTGTGAGTGTAAAGTCAAATGAAAGTCCTAGTGCACCAGCTAATGTAAAGCATTGGACAGCTATTTTTACCAAAAGTGAAGTGATTAATGCATTTAAGAAAATGGGGCTGGGTATAAACGATTTTAAAACTGTGAAAATAGGCACAAAAGGGGCTTCAGGAAGAACTGTAAACTTTCTTTTTGACAAAACGCCTGTAAATGCTCCCGATTTTAGAATGGCAATTGGAAGTGAAAGGCTAAAGTCCACTATGATAGATGAAGTTTCTTACGATGGAAGTAAATTGGTGATAAAAGGAAGAGGGTTTGGGCATGGTGTAGGAATGTCTCAATGGGGAGCATATCAGATGGCTAAAGAGGGGAAAAAGGCAAAAGATATACTAAACTATTATTTTAAAGGTATAAATATAGTAAAAATTTGGGATTAA
- a CDS encoding MtnX-like HAD-IB family phosphatase: protein MKKVFLIDFDGTVTKVDTVDLMVKKFAKDGWQYYEELWEKGEMSTEECAIETLKLMEMDEKRLLDLLYTIEIDDYFMEFLEFCSTKGYEVVIVSDGYDFNIKAIMEKYRFNVKFYSNKLWFEDGKIKVDFPYKSRDCNKCGMCKLEVLKRYKSRGYYVVYIGDGYSDLCVAKHADEVFAKDVLEKYCRENGIPHIPFKNFGDIIEKIKAINLMAVYRLNNWR, encoded by the coding sequence TTGAAGAAGGTTTTTTTGATAGATTTTGACGGTACTGTTACCAAAGTAGATACTGTTGATTTGATGGTGAAAAAGTTTGCGAAAGATGGATGGCAGTATTATGAGGAATTGTGGGAAAAAGGCGAGATGTCTACAGAAGAATGCGCTATTGAGACTTTAAAGCTTATGGAAATGGATGAGAAAAGACTTTTGGATTTGCTTTACACTATTGAGATAGATGATTATTTTATGGAGTTTTTGGAGTTTTGTAGTACAAAAGGTTATGAAGTTGTAATAGTGAGCGATGGATATGACTTTAATATAAAAGCTATTATGGAGAAATACAGATTTAATGTAAAATTTTACAGTAACAAACTTTGGTTTGAGGATGGAAAAATAAAAGTGGATTTCCCTTACAAGAGCAGGGATTGCAATAAATGTGGAATGTGTAAGCTGGAAGTATTGAAGAGATACAAAAGTAGGGGATATTATGTAGTCTATATAGGGGATGGATATTCAGACCTTTGTGTTGCAAAGCACGCAGATGAGGTTTTTGCAAAAGATGTTTTAGAGAAATATTGCAGAGAAAATGGCATTCCACACATTCCTTTTAAAAATTTTGGTGATATTATAGAAAAAATTAAGGCAATAAACTTAATGGCTGTTTATCGCCTTAACAATTGGCGGTAG
- a CDS encoding MFS transporter encodes MNIAEKLEYSFPSLKHRNFRLFWFGQMISLIGTWMQNIGQGWLVLELTNSSFLLGLVSAVQFLPVLLFSLFAGVVIDRFPKRKLILFTQTSFAISSFILATLTALKVITYWEILALALFNGFLNTIDMPARQSFIIDLVGKKDLMNAIALNSAVFNAARIIGPGIAGILIGKLGYAVCFYLNSASFIAVIIGLILITVEGITPKTNDAKTKIFEDLRDGLIYIKNTPVILTTILMIAILSTFSMNFNVLVPVFTKNILHREATDYGFLMSSMGIGALIGALTLASVSKRGVKPVYLFGGGFGLGIFQILIGIQSNYLLTALLLALSGWFMITFISSANTTIQINAADEFRGRVMSVYSLVFGGVTPIGSMYSGTLSQKFGSNIAFIVSGIIAIIYTLYVLLFQYKKVYGTKV; translated from the coding sequence ATGAATATAGCAGAAAAATTAGAATATTCGTTTCCTTCTCTCAAACACAGAAATTTCAGGCTCTTCTGGTTCGGACAGATGATTTCCCTTATAGGCACGTGGATGCAAAACATAGGCCAGGGTTGGTTAGTCCTTGAACTAACAAATTCTTCTTTCTTATTAGGTCTGGTAAGTGCTGTTCAGTTTTTGCCTGTGTTGCTTTTTTCTTTGTTTGCAGGAGTTGTAATAGATAGATTTCCAAAGAGAAAATTGATTTTATTTACCCAGACAAGTTTTGCAATTTCTTCATTCATTTTAGCCACTTTGACTGCCTTAAAAGTCATAACATATTGGGAAATATTAGCTTTAGCTTTATTTAACGGCTTTTTAAACACAATAGACATGCCAGCAAGACAATCCTTCATAATTGACTTAGTAGGAAAAAAAGATTTGATGAACGCTATTGCTCTAAACTCAGCAGTGTTTAACGCAGCAAGGATAATAGGCCCAGGAATTGCAGGAATATTAATTGGCAAATTGGGATATGCCGTATGTTTTTATTTGAATTCTGCAAGCTTTATCGCTGTGATAATAGGACTCATATTAATTACAGTAGAAGGCATAACACCAAAAACTAATGACGCCAAAACAAAGATTTTTGAGGACTTAAGGGACGGATTAATATACATCAAAAATACCCCTGTCATACTCACCACAATACTCATGATTGCTATTTTGAGCACTTTCTCTATGAACTTCAATGTATTGGTACCTGTTTTTACAAAAAATATCCTCCACAGAGAAGCTACAGACTATGGTTTTTTAATGTCATCAATGGGAATAGGGGCACTGATTGGAGCATTGACACTGGCTTCAGTAAGTAAAAGAGGAGTAAAACCCGTGTATCTATTTGGTGGAGGCTTTGGACTTGGAATTTTTCAAATACTCATAGGCATACAGAGCAATTACCTTTTAACAGCTCTACTTTTAGCCTTATCCGGCTGGTTTATGATAACCTTCATCTCCTCTGCCAATACCACAATACAAATTAATGCAGCAGATGAATTCAGAGGTAGAGTGATGAGCGTATATTCTCTAGTTTTTGGTGGTGTTACTCCTATAGGCTCAATGTACTCTGGCACGTTATCGCAAAAATTTGGTTCTAATATAGCTTTTATAGTAAGTGGAATAATTGCTATTATATATACACTTTATGTTTTATTATTTCAATATAAAAAAGTTTATGGGACAAAGGTATAA
- a CDS encoding HU family DNA-binding protein: MNKADLVAKIAEKSELTKKDAEKALNAFIEAVEEALKNGDKVQLVGFGTFEVRERAERKGRNPQTREEITIPASKAPIFKAGKALKDLVNS, encoded by the coding sequence GTGAATAAGGCAGATCTTGTTGCGAAAATTGCAGAAAAAAGTGAGTTAACAAAAAAGGACGCTGAAAAGGCATTAAATGCTTTCATTGAAGCAGTAGAAGAAGCATTGAAGAATGGTGACAAAGTTCAATTAGTAGGGTTTGGCACATTTGAAGTAAGAGAAAGAGCTGAAAGAAAAGGTAGGAATCCTCAGACAAGAGAAGAAATAACTATTCCTGCTTCAAAAGCTCCTATTTTCAAAGCAGGAAAAGCGTTAAAGGATTTAGTAAATTCTTAA
- the yabN gene encoding bifunctional methyltransferase/pyrophosphohydrolase YabN: protein MNKLFIVGLGPGSADSITLGTIEKMKNADKVFLRTEKHPVVSYLKERGIVFDTFDKIYEKSTTFEEVYENIAREIMDIAKKYRMVVYAVPGHPYVAEKSVEYILNFCRDCVDISIEVIPAISFIDTIIGELKIDPIYGLKIIDGLSLDVQKPDKRCGNIVVQVYDRFIASEVKLKLAEVYGDSYPVTVIKNAGIPGKQVIETIPLYMIDRLDCIDYLTSLYIPPVQTLFQEKYDIYDLLEIMRILRSEKGCPWDKEQTHQSLEKYLVEESYELVDAIEKESEEKMVEELGDVLLQVVFHSQIATERGTFNFEDVVDGICKKMIWRHPHVFGTEEIKTSNAVLKKWDEIKRQEKGINSSTDALKDIPRYIPALMRSYKVQEKAAKVGFDWERVEDALSKVYEELEELKEVYKGKDKEKIIEEVGDLIFAVVNVARFLDVEPESATHNTVEKFIKRFEYIEKTAAKNGQKLDEMTLSDMDKLWNEAKMNNFNKKNEK, encoded by the coding sequence GTGAATAAACTATTTATAGTAGGATTAGGACCGGGCTCGGCAGATTCTATTACACTGGGGACGATAGAGAAAATGAAAAATGCTGATAAAGTTTTTTTGCGGACAGAAAAACATCCGGTTGTTTCTTATCTTAAGGAGCGGGGAATTGTTTTTGACACTTTTGACAAAATATACGAAAAAAGTACCACTTTTGAAGAAGTTTATGAAAATATTGCTCGGGAAATAATGGATATAGCAAAAAAATATCGAATGGTGGTATATGCTGTTCCTGGTCATCCCTATGTTGCAGAAAAATCGGTAGAATACATATTAAACTTCTGTAGAGATTGTGTCGATATATCAATAGAGGTTATACCAGCTATTTCTTTTATTGATACCATTATAGGCGAATTGAAAATTGACCCTATATATGGTCTCAAAATAATTGATGGTTTGTCTTTGGATGTTCAAAAGCCTGATAAGAGATGTGGCAATATTGTTGTGCAGGTGTATGATAGATTTATAGCTTCAGAAGTGAAGTTAAAACTGGCAGAAGTGTATGGAGACAGTTATCCTGTGACTGTTATAAAAAATGCGGGAATTCCAGGGAAACAAGTAATAGAGACAATACCCCTTTATATGATTGACAGGCTCGATTGTATTGATTATCTTACTTCTTTATACATACCACCTGTACAAACACTCTTTCAAGAAAAGTATGACATATATGACCTTTTAGAGATAATGAGAATTTTAAGAAGTGAAAAGGGATGTCCATGGGATAAGGAGCAGACCCATCAAAGCCTTGAAAAATATTTGGTGGAAGAGAGTTATGAGTTAGTTGATGCAATTGAAAAAGAATCTGAGGAAAAGATGGTAGAAGAATTGGGAGATGTGCTTTTACAGGTTGTTTTCCATTCACAAATTGCAACGGAAAGGGGAACATTCAATTTTGAAGATGTGGTAGATGGCATATGCAAAAAAATGATTTGGAGGCATCCTCATGTTTTTGGTACAGAGGAAATTAAAACCTCTAATGCAGTGTTAAAAAAATGGGATGAAATAAAAAGACAAGAAAAAGGTATAAATTCTTCTACTGATGCTTTAAAAGACATTCCAAGGTATATACCAGCTCTTATGCGAAGTTATAAGGTACAAGAAAAAGCTGCAAAGGTGGGTTTTGATTGGGAGAGGGTTGAGGATGCACTTTCTAAAGTCTATGAGGAATTAGAAGAATTAAAGGAGGTGTATAAAGGGAAAGATAAAGAAAAGATTATTGAGGAAGTTGGAGATTTAATTTTTGCAGTGGTAAATGTAGCTAGATTTTTAGATGTAGAACCAGAAAGCGCAACTCACAACACAGTGGAAAAATTTATAAAGCGATTTGAATACATTGAAAAAACTGCGGCAAAGAATGGACAAAAATTGGATGAAATGACTTTAAGTGATATGGATAAGCTGTGGAATGAAGCAAAGATGAATAATTTTAATAAAAAAAATGAAAAATAA
- a CDS encoding septum formation initiator family protein, whose amino-acid sequence MKKRKIKLKPILLIVFIIYVVFTFFEQQIALDKLNNRYQDLKNRETAAIKENNYLNELLRYTQTESFIENEARQKLGLVKKGEIIYIDISKTKATEQKK is encoded by the coding sequence ATGAAAAAGCGAAAGATAAAGTTAAAACCGATATTGCTTATTGTATTTATTATATACGTGGTTTTTACCTTTTTTGAGCAGCAAATAGCATTAGACAAACTTAATAATAGGTATCAAGATTTGAAAAATAGAGAAACTGCTGCAATTAAAGAAAATAACTATTTGAATGAATTGCTTAGATATACGCAGACAGAAAGTTTCATTGAAAACGAAGCGAGACAAAAATTAGGCCTAGTAAAAAAAGGTGAGATAATTTACATAGATATCTCAAAAACCAAGGCTACAGAGCAAAAAAAGTGA
- a CDS encoding S1 domain-containing RNA-binding protein, translating to MPFEVGDVVEGTVLNITDFGAFIQLPEGKTGLVHISEVANTYVKNIREHLKEHDKVKVKVLSMDDNGRISLSIKKALPKNNGEKGPRDFVWQSNRNYNANSSFEERLLKFLKDSDERQQQLRKNFDSKRRNTGYRKSNGY from the coding sequence ATGCCATTTGAGGTTGGAGATGTTGTTGAAGGCACTGTGTTAAATATTACAGACTTTGGAGCATTTATTCAGCTACCAGAAGGTAAAACCGGTCTGGTCCACATTTCAGAAGTTGCTAACACTTATGTGAAAAACATACGGGAGCACCTAAAAGAGCACGACAAAGTAAAAGTAAAAGTGCTTTCAATGGATGACAATGGAAGAATAAGTCTGTCAATCAAAAAAGCTTTGCCTAAAAATAATGGAGAAAAGGGCCCAAGGGATTTTGTTTGGCAGAGCAACAGGAATTATAATGCTAATAGTTCTTTTGAAGAGCGCTTGCTTAAGTTTTTAAAGGATTCTGACGAAAGGCAGCAGCAGCTTCGAAAGAATTTCGATTCAAAGAGAAGAAATACTGGATATAGAAAAAGCAATGGATATTAA
- a CDS encoding RNA-binding S4 domain-containing protein, giving the protein MRVDKFLKVSRLIKRRTIAKEACDKGLVFINGKQAKASNEVKEHDIIEINFGNKIVKVEVLDVKEHALKDETYKMYKLIEE; this is encoded by the coding sequence ATGAGAGTCGACAAGTTTTTGAAAGTTTCAAGGCTTATCAAAAGGCGTACGATTGCAAAAGAGGCCTGTGACAAGGGATTAGTTTTTATAAATGGCAAGCAAGCAAAAGCTAGTAACGAAGTAAAAGAACATGATATAATAGAGATAAACTTTGGAAATAAAATTGTCAAAGTAGAGGTTTTAGATGTAAAAGAACATGCTTTAAAAGACGAGACTTACAAAATGTATAAATTGATAGAAGAATGA
- a CDS encoding putative manganese-dependent inorganic diphosphatase, with the protein MTTVYISGHRNPDTDSICSAIAYAYLKRISEGINAIPVRLGPINRETKFVLDYFGVEEPILIENVYTQVQDIKFDKPLVFKENTPMFEAWNTMMEKNIRTITVVDEENKLIGIATMGDLAKAYFSSSHSSHELSKYKIPIENILTTLKGEVILKYVDYLYGNVLVSAMSKENVLSRIKEGDILIVGDREDIQLAAIQKGIKALIITGNNSLQDEVLKLAEQHKVTIIKVMPDTFDTVKLLNQSIPLSYIIKKDDLVIFRTSDYIDDVKEVMLKYRYRNFPVVNEEGKVVGLLARRHILDYERKNVIMVDHNEFSQAVEGIQQARILEIIDHHRIGTIQTDQPILFRSHPIGATATIINRIFEERGLIPEPKIAGIMCAAILSDTLVFKSPTCTPEDVRAAKKLAEIADIDINQFGNEMFKAGTSLEGKSVEEIFYTDFKEFTINNYKIGIGQVNTLTDPGELKQDLISFMEKVKKDKGYDILLLMLTDIINEGSEILFVGNNKELVQRAFNVEIKNNSFYLPYVISRKKQVLPPIVKAINSH; encoded by the coding sequence ATGACAACTGTGTATATTTCAGGGCACAGAAATCCAGACACAGACTCCATTTGCTCAGCTATTGCATATGCTTATTTAAAAAGAATATCTGAAGGCATAAATGCCATACCTGTGAGATTAGGACCTATAAACCGTGAGACAAAATTTGTCCTTGACTATTTTGGAGTAGAAGAACCTATCCTTATTGAAAATGTGTATACACAAGTTCAAGACATTAAATTTGACAAACCCCTTGTGTTTAAAGAAAATACCCCCATGTTTGAGGCATGGAATACCATGATGGAAAAAAATATAAGGACAATAACCGTTGTAGATGAAGAAAATAAACTTATAGGAATTGCAACAATGGGAGATTTAGCAAAAGCATACTTTTCTTCCTCTCATTCCTCTCACGAATTGTCAAAATACAAAATCCCTATAGAAAATATATTGACTACTTTAAAAGGAGAAGTAATACTAAAATACGTAGATTACCTTTATGGCAATGTATTAGTATCTGCAATGTCTAAGGAAAATGTATTAAGCAGAATAAAAGAAGGGGATATTTTAATTGTAGGAGACAGAGAAGACATACAACTGGCCGCAATACAAAAAGGTATCAAAGCTCTCATAATTACAGGTAACAACAGCCTTCAAGATGAAGTTTTAAAACTGGCTGAACAACACAAAGTAACGATTATAAAAGTTATGCCGGATACTTTTGATACAGTAAAACTCTTAAACCAAAGTATACCATTGTCCTATATAATAAAAAAAGATGATTTGGTAATTTTTAGAACTAGCGATTACATCGATGATGTAAAAGAAGTAATGCTGAAATACAGGTACCGCAATTTCCCTGTAGTTAACGAAGAAGGAAAAGTGGTAGGACTTTTGGCAAGACGACATATTTTAGATTATGAGAGAAAAAACGTCATAATGGTTGACCACAATGAATTTTCACAAGCGGTAGAAGGGATACAACAAGCTAGAATACTCGAAATAATCGATCATCACAGGATTGGAACTATACAAACCGACCAGCCAATATTATTCAGAAGCCATCCAATAGGGGCTACAGCAACAATCATAAACAGAATCTTTGAAGAAAGAGGTTTAATACCAGAACCAAAAATAGCTGGAATAATGTGTGCTGCCATTTTATCAGATACTCTTGTATTTAAATCTCCAACTTGTACTCCAGAAGACGTAAGGGCAGCCAAAAAGCTTGCAGAAATCGCTGATATAGACATTAACCAATTTGGAAATGAAATGTTTAAAGCTGGTACTTCCCTCGAAGGAAAAAGCGTTGAAGAAATATTTTATACAGATTTTAAAGAGTTCACAATCAACAATTACAAAATCGGCATAGGGCAGGTAAACACTTTGACAGATCCAGGAGAATTAAAACAAGACCTTATAAGCTTTATGGAAAAAGTAAAAAAAGATAAAGGCTATGATATTTTATTGCTTATGTTAACAGATATAATAAATGAGGGGTCTGAAATACTTTTTGTAGGAAACAACAAAGAACTGGTACAAAGAGCTTTCAACGTTGAAATAAAAAACAACAGCTTCTATTTGCCGTATGTCATCTCCAGAAAAAAACAAGTTCTACCGCCAATTGTTAAGGCGATAAACAGCCATTAA
- the yabP gene encoding sporulation protein YabP yields MEDKKGFARGGKPHNLTIENREKISVSGVTNVVSFDDETVILETDLGVLTIKGQGLHINKLNLDDGQVSIDGEVINLNYSDKVGFIGKSGGFISRMFK; encoded by the coding sequence ATGGAGGATAAAAAAGGTTTTGCAAGAGGAGGAAAGCCTCACAACCTTACAATTGAAAATAGAGAAAAAATCAGTGTATCAGGTGTAACCAATGTTGTAAGTTTCGATGATGAAACGGTAATATTGGAGACTGATTTAGGAGTTTTGACAATAAAAGGGCAAGGATTGCACATCAATAAACTAAACCTTGATGACGGACAAGTGTCAATTGATGGTGAAGTGATAAATCTAAATTACAGCGACAAAGTTGGTTTTATAGGAAAATCTGGAGGATTTATAAGTAGGATGTTTAAATAA
- the yabQ gene encoding spore cortex biosynthesis protein YabQ, whose product MVMTIQSQIYAFLVTVYGGFVLGFIYDVFKVIRRILKLRKVFSNIADIIFWIIGTIVMLYFMYISNYVEIRLYSFLGFAIGVLSYNLLLSQFITKALIKIYQFVAEVVKRMIKIIIYPVRVIVNFLIIPYRFIKRAVALPYIFVRNNLSHFNLFKKKK is encoded by the coding sequence ATGGTAATGACTATACAAAGTCAGATTTATGCCTTTTTAGTTACAGTATACGGCGGATTTGTCTTGGGATTTATATATGATGTTTTTAAAGTGATAAGGCGTATACTGAAACTTAGAAAAGTTTTTTCCAATATTGCCGATATTATATTTTGGATTATTGGAACGATTGTTATGCTTTATTTTATGTATATCAGCAATTACGTAGAAATTAGGCTTTATAGCTTTTTGGGTTTTGCAATAGGCGTGTTGTCTTATAATTTATTATTAAGCCAATTTATTACTAAAGCTTTAATTAAAATATATCAATTTGTGGCTGAGGTAGTAAAGAGGATGATAAAAATTATTATATATCCTGTGAGAGTTATAGTCAATTTTCTTATTATTCCTTATAGGTTTATAAAAAGAGCTGTGGCTTTGCCATACATTTTTGTGAGAAATAATTTATCACATTTTAATCTTTTTAAGAAAAAAAAATAA